A window of the Henckelia pumila isolate YLH828 chromosome 3, ASM3356847v2, whole genome shotgun sequence genome harbors these coding sequences:
- the LOC140890207 gene encoding protein FAR-RED IMPAIRED RESPONSE 1-like has protein sequence MTFIEKDCRNYIDKVRKLRLGEGDAAAIQAYFSKMQSLCPVFFFSLDLDDDGRLKNVFWADNRSRQTYKEFGDVVTFDTTYLTNKYDMPFAPFIGVNHHGQSTLLGCGILSNEDTETFVWLFRIWLECMEFQTPQGIITDQDKAMQNAIEIVFPNTKHRWCLWHILKKLPEKFGYHSQKASILWFVHELVYESQSADEFEQGWVSMLDMYELQNNDWLIGLYRERLRWVPCFFKTSFWAGMSTTQRSEGINAFFDGYVHSKTSLKQFVEQYEQTLRSKVEKEFQADFKSFSQVVPCVTRFDMERQFQSAYTIVKFKEFQQELTGKMYCDIESTDEGSFGVRYVVIEDFTVHEKVKEKIFEIM, from the coding sequence ATGACTTTTATTGAAAAAGATTGTCGTAATTATATCGATAAGGTCAGAAAATTAAGACTTGGAGAGGGAGATGCAGCTGCTATTCAAGCTTATTTCTCGAAAATGCAGTCTCTTTGTCCTGTTTTTTTCTTTAGCTTAGATTTGGATGATGATGGTCGATTAAAAAATGTATTTTGGGCAGATAATAGGAGTAGGCAAACTTACAAGGAATTTGGTGATGTAGTGACTTTTGATACAACATATTTGACTAATAAGTATGACATGCCATTTGCTCCTTTCATCGGTGTAAATCATCATGGACAGTCGACACTACTTGGATGTGGTATACTTTCTAATGAGGATACAGAGACATTTGTATGGTTGTTTAGGATATGGCTAGAGTGCATGGAATTTCAGACACCTCAAGGGATAATCACTGATCAGGACAAGGCAATGCAGAATGCCATAGAAATCGTATTTCCTAACACAAAACATAGGTGGTGTTTAtggcatatacttaagaaattACCTGAAAAATTTGGATATCATTCTCAAAAGGCTTCCATACTCTGGTTTGTGCACGAATTGGTGTATGAATCACAAAGTGCGGATGAGTTCGAACAGGGCTgggtttctatgcttgatatgTATGAATTGCAAAATAATGATTGGTTGATAGGGCTTTATAGGGAGAGACTTCGTTGGGTTCCTTGTTTTTTCAAAACATCATTTTGGGCCGGAATGTCAACAACTCAACGAAGTGAGGGTATCAATGCTTTTTTTGATGGGTATGTGCATTCAAAAACATCTTTAAAACAGTTTGTGGAGCAATATGAGCAAACTCTAAGAAGTAAAGTTGAGAAAGAGTTCCAAGCCGATTTTAAGTCCTTCTCCCAGGTGGTCCCTTGCGTTACTCGATTTGATATGGAGAGGCAATTTCAAAGTGCTTATACAATTGTAAAATTTAAAGAATTTCAACAAGAATTGACAGGAAAGATGTATTGTGACATTGAATCCACTGACGAGGGGTCCTTTGGTGTGAGATATGTGGTTATTGAAGATTTTACCGTGCATGAGAAAGTTaaggaaaaaatatttgaaattatgtaA
- the LOC140890208 gene encoding protein FAR1-RELATED SEQUENCE 5-like — translation MSEICVVNSVDGGLMNDTHLLVEDSEIDPKVGMKFKNENENFEFYKKYVYRVGFSVRKRTSQNNNKGVVTFVVFTCSREGCRSSNTSTTLKPQPTSQTGCKARLSACSDATGVWKITSVYLEHNHEISPSKSRVFRCYRELNAHETTIRGE, via the exons ATGTCTGAAATAT GTGTTGTAAATTCAGTAGATGGTGGTTTAATGAATGATACACATTTACTTGTGGAAGATAGTGAGATTGATCCCAAGGTGGGGATGAAGTTTAAAAATGagaatgaaaattttgaattctaCAAGAAATATGTCTATCGTGTTGGTTTTTCAGTTAGAAAAAGAACTtcacaaaataataacaaagGAGTTGTTACATTTGTTGTGTTCACATGTAGTCGAGAAGGTTGCAGAAGTAGTAATACAAGCACTACACTGAAGCCCCAACCAACCAGTCAAACAGGTTGCAAAGCTAGGTTGTCAGCTTGTTCAGATGCTACTGGAGTATGGAAAATTACTAGTGTCTATCTCGAGCACAATCACGAAATTAGCCCATCCAAATCCAGAGTATTTCGTTGCTATCGTGAGTTGAATGCTCATGAAACGACAATTAGAGGTGAATGA